The sequence GAATGCAGTGCTGAAACTGGCCGGCAGATGCTGGGTCATCACCACCGCCGGGGCATCGGCAGGCATGTGTTCGAGTACCACGCGCAGCGCTTCTGTGCCGCCGGCGGAAGCGCCGATGGCGATCAGGCGGTCGGTGGTGCGGAAGCGCAGCGCGCTGCCCGGTACCGGTGCGGACTGCATGTCCAGGGTGACCTTGGGCGCGCTGGGGCGATGCAGCGCGCTGACTTTGGCCTTGGCGGCCATCTTGACCTTGTTGACGATTTCTTCGGCATAGCCTTCCAGACCGCGCGCGACGTCGATCTTGGGCTTGGACACGAAGTCCACCGCACCCAGCGACAACGCCTGCAAGGTGGTGTCGGCGCCGCGCTCGGTGAGCGATGAGATCATCACCACCGGGGTAGGGCGCAGGCGCATCAGGTTTTCCAGAAAGACCAGGCCGTCCATGCGCGGCATTTCCACATCCAGCGTGATCACGTCCGGATTGAGGCGTTTGATCTTCTCGCGCGCCAGGATCGGGTCGGCGGCCGAGCCGATGACTTCGATGCCGGGATCGCGCGAAAGGATTTCGGTGAGCATCTGACGTACCACCGCCGAGTCGTCGACGATCAGTACACGTACGGGAGTTTCCAGCGTCATTCGAACAACTCCACTCCACCGGTGACCGGTGCTTTGGACAGACGGGCGCGCACGGCCGATTCTGTGGCGGCAACTTCGGCTTCGTGTGCGTGCGGCAAGCGCTGCACGACTACCCGGCCGGTCGTCGGGAAGAACCACACCTTGCGCGGATGGATGCCGCACAGATCTTCGGCAATGATGGGGATGTGTTCGGCCTGCAGGTACTGACGCACGAACTCGGCGTTGCGGGTGCCGACCGGATTGCTGGTGAAGCCCTTGAGTACGTTGGCACCGCCGAAGACCTTGGCTTCGATGCGTTTGCGATGCGCGCCGCGCTTGAGCATGTCGTTGATCAGCAACTCCATCGCATAACTGCCGTAGCGCGCTGGTGCACCGTCGCCGACCTGGCCTTCGGGCAGCAGGAAGTGATTCATGCCGCCGATCTTGAGCACCGGGTCGCGCAGGCAGGCGGCAACGCACGATCCCAAGGTGGTCGTCAACGCGGTGTCGTCGTCCACCACCAGGTACTGGGTGGGCAGCAGCTTGGCGGTGATGGTCTGGAAGCGCGAATCGCGGTAACGCATCACGTCGTCGACTTGCACGGCGGTACTCATGCAGATGCCCCCGAACGCGGGGCGCGCCGATACAGCGTGCGTCCGCACGGCTGGATCAGATCGGCTGCGTGCAGGTAATTCTCCGAATGCCCGGTGTAGAGCAGACCGTCATCGCCCATGTGGCTGACCAGACGCGACAGGATGCCGCGCTGGGTCGGCTTGTCGAAATAGATCATCAC comes from Xanthomonas vesicatoria ATCC 35937 and encodes:
- the cheD gene encoding chemoreceptor glutamine deamidase CheD, whose protein sequence is MSTAVQVDDVMRYRDSRFQTITAKLLPTQYLVVDDDTALTTTLGSCVAACLRDPVLKIGGMNHFLLPEGQVGDGAPARYGSYAMELLINDMLKRGAHRKRIEAKVFGGANVLKGFTSNPVGTRNAEFVRQYLQAEHIPIIAEDLCGIHPRKVWFFPTTGRVVVQRLPHAHEAEVAATESAVRARLSKAPVTGGVELFE
- a CDS encoding protein-glutamate methylesterase/protein-glutamine glutaminase — encoded protein: MTLETPVRVLIVDDSAVVRQMLTEILSRDPGIEVIGSAADPILAREKIKRLNPDVITLDVEMPRMDGLVFLENLMRLRPTPVVMISSLTERGADTTLQALSLGAVDFVSKPKIDVARGLEGYAEEIVNKVKMAAKAKVSALHRPSAPKVTLDMQSAPVPGSALRFRTTDRLIAIGASAGGTEALRVVLEHMPADAPAVVMTQHLPASFSTAFAERLNRHSAMSVREASDGEAILPGHAYVPPGGQHLRIIRDGARWRCRIDDGPPVNRHKPAVDVLFRSVAANAGPNAVGAILTGMGDDGARGLLEMLQAGAPTLVQDEASSVVWGMPGAAYKLGAAQEVVPLDRVAERLIALSAQAR